The proteins below are encoded in one region of Gopherus flavomarginatus isolate rGopFla2 chromosome 12, rGopFla2.mat.asm, whole genome shotgun sequence:
- the LOC127032342 gene encoding C-type lectin domain family 2 member D-like, with translation MGPATGAAESEVPLQELHVDGKGNLEAGVEPEPCHNCKKSQTGPVVVALIVVSSALIAVIIALAVLASKLSSADLCPPACTDGWIGYRGKCYYFSKTEGNWTYVQRLCSSFGASLAGIDSEQELMFLLCHKDIHEHWISLWREQGQPWKWTNSTEFNDLFQIRGGDDCAYLNDEKGVSSSRCYMERRWICRQT, from the exons ATGGGGCCAGCAACTGGGGCTGCTGAGAGCGAAGTGCCGCTGCAGGAGTTGCATGTTGATGGCAAGGGAAACCTGGAGGCTGGCGTGGAGCCAG AACCTTGTCATAACTGCAAGAAAAGTCAAACTGGTCCAGTTGTGGTTGCACTGATAGTTGTATCATCTGCTTTGATCGCCGTCATCATTGCTCTGGCAG TGCTGGCATCTAAGCTTTCATCAGCTGATCTGTGCCCCCCTGCATGCACAGACGGCTGGATCGGGTACCGAGGGAAATGCTACTATTTCTCCAAGACTGAAGGGAACTGGACCTATGTCCAGAGACTCTGCTCCTCCTTTGGTGCCTCCTTGGCTGGGATTGACAGTGAGCAGGAATTG ATGTTCCTGCTGTGCCATAAGGATATCCATGAGCACTGGATCAGCctctggagggagcaggggcagccctggAAATGGACCAACAGCACCGAATTCAACGACCT GTTTCAGATAAGAGGAGGTGATGACTGCGCGTATCTGAATGATGAGAAAGGGGTCAGCAGCTCACGGTGCTACATGGAAAGACGGTGGATCTGTAGGCAAACCTGA